From Micromonospora sp. NBC_01699, a single genomic window includes:
- the scpB gene encoding SMC-Scp complex subunit ScpB, producing the protein MTSDERRDAPDAPDSLADQAAAWVPPWARQAAVPADRSANPPDRSANPPDSAAAEPAADPVEPAEDVADEVDVDEVDGASARSDSADPVSSAAAAGPVDVPPLAAPETARSAAEQETADAPALSDSDELRAALEAILLVVDEPVAEIVLAQVLEQPINRVAAMLEQLSADYTEAGHGFDLRRAAGGWRLYTRPEYATYVERFVLNGQAVRLTQAALETLAVVAYKQPVTRSRISAIRGVNCDGVIRTLVARGLVEECGSEPDSGAFLYRTTTLFLEKLGLNTADELPPLAPFLPDDLEEIADAPR; encoded by the coding sequence ATGACGAGCGACGAGCGTCGGGACGCCCCGGATGCCCCGGACTCCCTGGCCGACCAGGCCGCCGCCTGGGTGCCGCCGTGGGCCCGGCAGGCGGCGGTGCCGGCCGACCGGTCCGCGAATCCACCCGACCGGTCCGCGAATCCACCCGATTCCGCCGCAGCCGAGCCGGCTGCCGACCCGGTTGAGCCGGCGGAGGATGTCGCGGACGAGGTCGACGTGGACGAGGTCGATGGTGCGTCGGCTCGGTCCGATTCCGCTGACCCGGTGTCCTCGGCGGCCGCAGCCGGCCCCGTGGACGTTCCTCCTCTCGCCGCACCCGAGACGGCGCGGAGCGCGGCGGAACAGGAAACGGCCGACGCCCCGGCGCTGAGTGACAGCGACGAACTGCGGGCGGCGCTGGAAGCGATCCTGCTGGTGGTCGACGAACCGGTCGCGGAGATCGTGCTCGCCCAGGTACTGGAGCAGCCGATCAATCGGGTCGCCGCTATGCTCGAACAGTTGTCCGCCGACTACACCGAGGCCGGGCACGGGTTCGACCTTCGGCGGGCGGCCGGCGGTTGGCGGCTCTACACCCGTCCGGAATACGCCACGTACGTCGAGCGGTTCGTACTCAACGGGCAGGCGGTAAGACTCACCCAGGCTGCGCTGGAGACCCTGGCGGTGGTGGCCTACAAGCAACCGGTCACCCGGTCACGGATCTCGGCCATCCGAGGTGTCAACTGCGACGGGGTGATCCGTACCCTGGTCGCGCGTGGCCTGGTCGAGGAGTGCGGCAGCGAACCGGACAGCGGTGCCTTCCTCTACCGTACGACGACGCTGTTCCTGGAGAAGCTCGGGCTGAACACGGCCGACGAGCTCCCCCCGCTGGCCCCGTTCCTCCCCGACGATCTGGAAGAGATAGCCGATGCCCCGCGATGA
- a CDS encoding pseudouridine synthase, with protein MPRDDSRTRVTRAAVRATGPSSGGGAQRGEPDAREGAERLQKVLAAAGVGSRRACEDLIFRRRVTVDGKVAQLGDKVDPATAVIHVDGERLVTDTRLVYLAMNKPRGVVSTMADEKGRSALADFLDRVEQRVYHVGRLDADSEGLLLLTNDGTLAHRLMHPSYGVSKTYLCEVAGPLPRSVGRRLQSGVELEDGPARVDSFKLIDTLGKTAQIEITLHEGRKHIVRRLLDEVGHPVSRLIRTEIGPIRLGDLRSGRTRRLTNAEVAALFKAVDVDD; from the coding sequence ATGCCCCGCGATGACAGCCGTACCCGTGTGACCCGCGCCGCAGTGAGGGCGACCGGTCCATCGAGCGGCGGCGGTGCCCAACGGGGGGAACCGGACGCACGGGAGGGCGCCGAGCGGCTACAGAAGGTGCTCGCCGCGGCGGGAGTCGGCTCCCGCCGGGCCTGCGAAGATCTGATCTTCCGCCGTCGGGTCACCGTCGACGGGAAGGTCGCCCAGCTCGGCGACAAGGTCGACCCGGCCACGGCGGTGATCCACGTCGACGGCGAGCGGCTGGTCACCGACACCCGGCTGGTCTACCTGGCGATGAACAAGCCCCGTGGGGTGGTCTCGACCATGGCCGACGAGAAGGGGCGGTCGGCACTCGCCGACTTCCTCGACCGGGTGGAGCAACGGGTCTACCACGTCGGGCGGCTCGATGCCGACAGCGAGGGCCTGCTCCTGCTCACCAACGACGGCACCCTGGCCCACCGCCTCATGCACCCCTCGTACGGGGTGTCAAAGACCTACCTGTGCGAGGTGGCCGGGCCGCTGCCCCGCTCCGTCGGTCGGCGACTCCAGAGCGGGGTGGAACTGGAGGACGGGCCGGCGCGGGTCGACTCGTTCAAGTTGATCGACACGCTCGGGAAGACCGCCCAGATCGAAATCACCCTGCACGAGGGGCGCAAGCACATCGTGCGCCGGTTGCTGGACGAGGTGGGGCACCCGGTGTCCCGGTTGATCCGGACCGAGATCGGACCGATCCGGCTGGGGGATCTGCGCTCCGGGCGTACCCGTCGCCTCACCAACGCCGAGGTGGCCGCGCTGTTCAAAGCGGTCGACGTCGACGACTGA
- the cmk gene encoding (d)CMP kinase: MAEKVRTGRCVVAVDGPSGSGKSTVSRRLASALDARYLDTGAMYRAITWAVLHAEVDPNNAEAVVKIAGEVDLGIGVEPDAPWVSADGIRIDQEIRGPAVTAAVSAVSAVPAVRELLVAMQRGIISAAERIVVEGRDIGSVVAPDADLKVYLTASADARAQRRSAEYAADVTATAADLARRDRLDSTRAADPLQQASDAVVLDTTAMNIDQVVTRLRDLLDGKVDA, translated from the coding sequence GTGGCGGAAAAGGTGCGGACCGGGCGATGCGTGGTCGCCGTGGACGGCCCGTCCGGTTCAGGCAAGTCCACCGTTTCCCGACGACTGGCGAGCGCACTCGACGCCCGTTACCTCGACACCGGCGCCATGTACCGGGCGATCACCTGGGCCGTGCTGCACGCCGAGGTGGATCCGAACAACGCCGAGGCGGTAGTCAAGATCGCCGGCGAGGTCGACCTGGGTATCGGCGTGGAGCCGGACGCGCCCTGGGTGAGCGCGGACGGGATCAGGATCGACCAGGAGATCCGGGGCCCGGCGGTGACCGCCGCCGTGTCCGCCGTGTCCGCCGTACCCGCCGTCCGTGAGCTGCTGGTGGCCATGCAGCGTGGCATCATCTCGGCGGCGGAACGGATAGTGGTCGAGGGCCGCGACATCGGCTCGGTGGTCGCACCCGACGCCGACCTGAAGGTCTACCTCACCGCCTCCGCCGACGCCCGAGCACAGCGCCGCAGCGCCGAGTACGCCGCCGACGTCACCGCCACCGCCGCCGACCTGGCCCGCCGGGACCGGCTCGACTCCACCCGGGCGGCCGATCCGTTGCAGCAGGCCAGCGACGCGGTCGTGCTCGACACCACCGCGATGAACATCGACCAGGTCGTCACCAGGCTGCGTGACCTGCTCGACGGCAAGGTGGACGCGTGA
- the der gene encoding ribosome biogenesis GTPase Der — MSPDDGWIELREPDLKVEETGPVPVVAVVGRPNVGKSTLVNRIIGRRQAVVEDVPGVTRDRVPYDAQWSGRQFTVVDTGGWEPDARDRAAAIAAQAEIAVATADVVLFVVDAVVGATDVDEAAVRMLRRSAKPVILIANKVDNAAIEVEATSLWSLGLGEPFPISALHGRGAGDLLDAILEALPDPPPINENAPRGPRRVALVGRPNVGKSSLLNRLAKEDRAVVDAVAGTTVDPVDSLVEIGGETWQLVDTAGLRKRVGKASGTEYYASLRTAGAIEAAEVAVVLLDSAEPISEQDQRVLAMVTESGRAVVIAFNKWDLVDADRRYYLDKEIERELRRIPWAIRVNVSAKTGRAVDRLAPALRTALASWETRVPTGQLNQWLTALVQATPHPVRGGRAPRVLFATQAGTKPPRFVLFTTGPLDAGYQRFVERKLREEFGFEGSPVEVSVRPRKKLGPGGRGKAHG, encoded by the coding sequence ATGAGCCCGGACGATGGCTGGATCGAGCTGCGAGAGCCCGATCTCAAGGTCGAGGAGACCGGGCCGGTACCGGTGGTGGCGGTCGTGGGTCGCCCCAACGTCGGCAAGTCCACCCTGGTCAACCGGATCATCGGTCGTCGCCAGGCGGTCGTGGAGGACGTACCGGGCGTGACCCGGGACCGGGTGCCGTACGACGCCCAGTGGTCCGGCCGGCAGTTCACCGTGGTCGACACCGGCGGCTGGGAACCGGACGCGCGTGATCGCGCCGCGGCGATCGCCGCGCAGGCGGAGATCGCGGTAGCCACGGCCGACGTGGTGCTGTTCGTGGTCGACGCCGTGGTCGGTGCCACCGACGTCGACGAGGCGGCGGTACGCATGCTCCGCCGCAGCGCGAAGCCGGTGATCCTGATCGCCAACAAGGTGGACAACGCCGCCATCGAGGTCGAGGCGACCTCGCTCTGGTCGCTCGGTCTCGGCGAGCCGTTCCCGATCTCGGCACTGCACGGCCGGGGCGCCGGCGACCTGCTCGACGCCATCCTTGAGGCGCTGCCGGACCCGCCGCCGATCAACGAGAACGCCCCCCGTGGCCCACGTCGGGTCGCCCTGGTGGGTCGGCCGAACGTCGGCAAGTCCAGCCTGCTGAACCGACTTGCCAAGGAAGACCGGGCGGTGGTCGACGCGGTGGCCGGCACCACCGTCGACCCGGTCGACAGCCTGGTCGAGATCGGTGGCGAGACGTGGCAACTGGTCGACACCGCCGGCCTGCGCAAGCGGGTGGGCAAGGCCAGCGGCACCGAGTACTACGCCAGTCTCCGTACCGCCGGGGCGATCGAGGCGGCCGAGGTCGCGGTCGTCCTGCTCGACTCCGCCGAACCGATCAGCGAGCAGGACCAGCGGGTGCTGGCGATGGTCACCGAATCCGGTCGGGCAGTGGTGATCGCCTTCAACAAGTGGGACCTGGTCGACGCGGACCGGCGATACTACCTGGACAAGGAGATCGAACGGGAACTGCGACGCATCCCGTGGGCGATCCGGGTCAACGTCTCGGCGAAGACGGGACGTGCCGTTGACCGGCTCGCGCCGGCGCTACGGACCGCGCTGGCGAGTTGGGAGACCCGGGTGCCGACCGGCCAGCTCAACCAGTGGCTGACCGCGCTGGTACAGGCCACCCCGCACCCGGTGCGTGGCGGGCGGGCACCACGGGTGCTGTTCGCCACCCAGGCCGGCACCAAGCCGCCGCGGTTCGTGCTGTTCACGACCGGCCCGTTGGACGCCGGTTACCAGCGGTTCGTCGAGCGCAAGCTGCGCGAGGAGTTCGGCTTCGAGGGCAGCCCGGTCGAGGTGTCGGTCCGGCCGCGCAAGAAGCTCGGCCCGGGTGGTCGCGGCAAGGCCCACGGCTGA
- a CDS encoding tyrosine-type recombinase/integrase: protein MDTASHPGRAADNPHDAIFASRRGTWLSPNNVHRQWRQARADADLAWVTPHTFRKTVATLIREETDTKSAAAQLGHSSEEVTDMYYIAKLVQAPDLSEILERLSANHPCPARNDPHG from the coding sequence GTGGATACTGCAAGCCATCCTGGCCGCGCCGCCGACAACCCTCATGACGCGATATTCGCCTCCCGACGCGGCACCTGGCTGTCACCCAACAACGTCCACCGTCAGTGGCGCCAGGCCCGAGCCGACGCTGACCTCGCCTGGGTCACACCACACACCTTCCGCAAGACCGTGGCCACCCTCATCAGGGAGGAGACAGACACCAAGAGCGCTGCCGCCCAGCTTGGACACTCCAGCGAAGAAGTCACCGACATGTACTACATCGCCAAGCTCGTCCAAGCCCCGGACCTCTCCGAAATCCTGGAGCGCCTCAGCGCCAACCACCCGTGCCCAGCGCGCAACGACCCTCACGGATGA
- a CDS encoding SAM-dependent methyltransferase translates to MVEDDWHDVRAVIRLDGETFTASAVLGLEGFSHLEVVFLFDRIDPAKVRTDPRPPRGNPSAAPVGIFAHRGPYRPNRIGVSRCRLLAVDGLNLHVADLDSLSGTPILDIKPYLIEFAPRHPVTQPTWATELMSSYY, encoded by the coding sequence ATGGTCGAAGACGACTGGCACGACGTTCGAGCCGTGATCCGGCTGGACGGTGAGACCTTCACCGCCTCGGCGGTGCTCGGCCTGGAGGGCTTCTCCCACCTGGAGGTCGTCTTCCTCTTCGATCGGATCGACCCAGCCAAGGTACGCACCGATCCCCGTCCCCCACGAGGGAACCCGAGCGCGGCCCCTGTAGGGATCTTCGCCCACCGGGGGCCATACCGTCCCAACCGTATTGGTGTCTCCCGCTGCCGACTCCTCGCCGTGGACGGCCTGAACTTGCACGTCGCCGACCTGGACTCGCTGTCAGGCACCCCCATCTTGGATATCAAGCCGTACCTGATCGAGTTCGCCCCCCGCCATCCGGTCACTCAACCGACCTGGGCCACCGAGCTCATGAGCTCCTACTACTGA
- a CDS encoding class I SAM-dependent methyltransferase, whose protein sequence is MNHPNATQKPEPDLASTQRDPEEESVHRALEGYYRTGKPPWDTGVTPPELVDLIEGHGALSPGRALELGCGTGTNATYLARHGWEVAAVDLIDRAVVQAREKAAAAGATVRLLHGDATRLDELDVPGPFDLFFDLSCYCGVPLHRRDAYAAGLTHRAAPGARLLMFGYGPEPLGNPIPEVTSWAAGVTADELRARFPGWELIDVTPGTNSVPTFWFTLRRAA, encoded by the coding sequence ATGAACCACCCCAACGCCACCCAGAAGCCGGAACCGGACCTGGCCTCAACACAGCGAGACCCGGAGGAGGAGTCCGTCCACCGCGCACTGGAGGGCTACTACCGCACCGGCAAGCCACCGTGGGACACCGGCGTGACGCCGCCCGAGCTGGTCGACCTGATAGAGGGGCACGGCGCGCTGTCGCCCGGCCGCGCCCTCGAACTCGGCTGCGGCACGGGGACCAACGCCACCTACCTCGCACGGCACGGCTGGGAGGTGGCGGCCGTCGACCTGATCGACCGCGCCGTCGTCCAGGCCAGGGAAAAGGCTGCGGCGGCGGGAGCGACGGTACGGCTGCTGCACGGAGACGCCACCCGCCTCGACGAGCTGGACGTTCCGGGCCCCTTCGACCTGTTCTTCGACCTGAGCTGCTACTGCGGGGTCCCGCTGCACCGCCGCGACGCCTACGCCGCCGGGCTCACCCATCGCGCCGCTCCCGGAGCACGGTTGCTGATGTTCGGGTACGGTCCCGAGCCGCTCGGCAATCCGATCCCCGAGGTCACGTCGTGGGCGGCGGGCGTCACAGCCGACGAGCTTCGCGCCAGGTTCCCCGGCTGGGAACTAATCGACGTCACACCGGGCACCAACTCGGTGCCCACCTTCTGGTTCACGCTGCGCCGCGCCGCCTAG
- a CDS encoding TetR/AcrR family transcriptional regulator, with protein sequence MDKVKRPDKRAERSRRTREKVVEAARELFVAQGYGATSLQEVADRAGVAVQTVYFVFRNKRTLFKDVVDTSIAGDTEPVATMDRDWFRAACAEPTAAGQLRAHVHGTREILGRVAPIMPLIAAAAATDPEIAAQWPDGPDPRYTVQYAAAEALAGKPDTRPGLSIEMAADLLFGLLSPQLYLIFVRDRDWSPDTWEEWARNALTSQLCAEPG encoded by the coding sequence ATGGACAAGGTCAAGCGGCCGGACAAGCGAGCCGAGCGCTCGCGCCGCACTCGTGAAAAGGTCGTCGAGGCAGCTCGCGAGCTGTTCGTCGCGCAGGGTTACGGGGCGACGAGCCTGCAGGAGGTCGCGGACCGCGCGGGCGTGGCCGTCCAGACGGTCTACTTCGTCTTCCGCAACAAGCGCACGCTGTTCAAGGACGTCGTCGACACGTCCATCGCCGGGGACACCGAGCCGGTCGCCACCATGGATCGTGACTGGTTTCGCGCCGCGTGCGCCGAGCCCACCGCGGCCGGGCAATTGCGCGCGCACGTGCACGGCACCCGCGAGATCCTGGGCCGGGTCGCCCCGATCATGCCGCTGATCGCGGCAGCCGCAGCCACCGACCCTGAGATCGCCGCACAATGGCCGGACGGCCCCGACCCGCGTTACACCGTGCAGTACGCAGCGGCCGAGGCCCTGGCCGGCAAGCCCGACACCCGTCCCGGCCTCTCCATCGAGATGGCGGCGGACCTGCTGTTCGGCCTGCTCAGCCCGCAGCTCTACCTGATCTTCGTCCGCGACCGCGACTGGTCACCGGACACGTGGGAAGAGTGGGCCCGCAACGCCTTGACCTCCCAACTCTGCGCCGAACCCGGCTAA
- a CDS encoding SAM-dependent methyltransferase encodes MERRGEDVRGVDLRTDRAHGARIYDYILGGKDNFAADREAGEGSLRIWPALRVHMQANRSFMHRVARFLAADRGIRQFLDIGTGLPTSPNLHEIVQSVDPTAQVVYTDNDPLVLAHARALMVGTAPGSTAYVAADMRDPQTIISAPEFLRTLDLNQPVGLLLIAIVHFIEDDAEALRVVRQVLDVLPVGSYLAMSIATDEFDPLPLAQVQREYNRLGETLIFRDRMTALGFFDGLELVEPGLVQVHKWRPDGSEAPGIADKDIAMYGAVARKV; translated from the coding sequence GTGGAACGTCGTGGCGAGGATGTTCGCGGAGTCGATCTGCGAACCGACCGGGCGCACGGCGCACGGATCTACGACTACATCCTGGGCGGCAAGGACAACTTCGCCGCTGACCGCGAGGCCGGCGAGGGCTCGCTGCGGATATGGCCCGCGTTGAGGGTGCACATGCAGGCCAACCGGTCTTTCATGCACCGGGTGGCGCGCTTCCTGGCCGCCGATCGCGGGATCCGGCAGTTCCTCGACATCGGCACCGGACTGCCGACATCACCGAATCTCCATGAGATTGTGCAGTCGGTTGACCCGACCGCACAGGTGGTCTACACCGACAACGATCCGCTCGTGCTCGCGCACGCACGTGCGCTGATGGTCGGGACAGCACCGGGAAGCACGGCCTACGTGGCGGCGGACATGCGCGACCCCCAGACGATCATCTCCGCGCCGGAGTTCCTGCGAACCCTCGACCTGAATCAGCCGGTCGGGCTACTGCTGATCGCGATCGTGCACTTCATCGAGGACGACGCGGAGGCACTGCGGGTCGTACGGCAGGTCCTGGACGTGCTGCCGGTGGGCAGCTACCTGGCGATGTCCATCGCGACCGACGAGTTCGACCCGCTCCCGCTGGCCCAGGTGCAGCGGGAGTACAACAGGCTCGGTGAGACCCTCATCTTCCGTGACCGTATGACGGCGCTGGGGTTCTTCGACGGCTTGGAGTTGGTCGAGCCGGGGCTGGTCCAGGTCCACAAGTGGCGCCCGGACGGGTCCGAGGCTCCGGGGATCGCAGACAAGGACATCGCCATGTACGGGGCGGTCGCGCGTAAGGTCTAG
- a CDS encoding Crp/Fnr family transcriptional regulator: MRHRKAPSTGRTNSGHPDSRDVTDHPPPLPGTFLAHLPPADRDRLATIATTRRHAARTDLFHQGDPSRYVMILLSGWIKVTSVSREGQEALLALRGPGDIIGDLAAIDGGVRSGTVTTLTALQAYVIDGNQFVDLVVNQPRLALGLLRHLVRGLRQSDVKRLEYVSANSFARLAGLLANLADEHGRLTPEGIVIDLPLSQRELATAAAASREAVARAMRALRDRDIVRTGRRRILVVAPLVLRALSRSTSDDPPGS; the protein is encoded by the coding sequence TTGCGGCATCGAAAGGCACCCTCGACCGGCAGGACGAACTCCGGCCACCCGGATAGCCGGGACGTCACCGACCATCCGCCGCCCCTACCGGGTACGTTCCTCGCCCACCTACCGCCGGCCGACCGGGATCGGCTCGCCACCATCGCGACGACCAGGCGCCACGCCGCCCGTACCGACCTGTTCCACCAGGGGGACCCGTCCCGGTACGTGATGATCCTGCTCAGCGGCTGGATAAAGGTCACGTCGGTTTCCCGGGAGGGTCAGGAGGCACTGCTCGCCCTGCGCGGGCCGGGGGACATCATCGGCGACCTGGCCGCGATCGACGGAGGCGTCCGGTCGGGCACCGTGACCACACTGACCGCACTACAGGCGTACGTCATCGACGGCAACCAGTTCGTCGACCTGGTGGTCAACCAGCCCAGACTCGCCCTCGGCCTGCTGCGGCATCTCGTCCGGGGGCTGCGCCAGTCCGACGTCAAACGACTGGAGTACGTCTCCGCCAACAGTTTCGCCCGACTCGCCGGACTGCTGGCCAACCTCGCCGACGAGCACGGTCGGCTTACCCCCGAGGGCATCGTGATCGACCTTCCGCTGTCCCAGCGGGAACTCGCCACGGCCGCGGCGGCCTCCCGGGAGGCCGTCGCCCGAGCCATGCGGGCACTGCGGGACCGGGACATCGTCCGGACCGGCCGGCGCCGGATCCTCGTCGTAGCGCCCCTGGTGCTCCGGGCGCTGAGCCGGTCGACCTCCGACGACCCGCCGGGTAGCTGA
- a CDS encoding ABC transporter permease, with translation MGCVGDLCERPLDQSAIALDQTRQPPSWAHLAGTDDLGRGVALRALYGLRVSLLVGVVAALVATVIGGLVGGIVAMMRASLGAVIASVGLTHWLSTARIVRSELLSLRTRPFIDAAISGGASRTRVLTRHLLPHVLPRLALATTLMIPHAVWHETALSFLGLGLPPHLVSLGNMINDGQGSLLTGAWWASLAPVAVIVAVTLAIATLAVRWRDRLDPRVRAELHL, from the coding sequence ATGGGGTGTGTAGGTGACCTTTGTGAACGGCCGCTGGACCAGAGCGCCATCGCCCTCGACCAGACCCGGCAACCACCCTCGTGGGCACACCTGGCCGGCACGGACGACCTGGGCCGGGGTGTGGCGTTGCGTGCCCTCTACGGGCTGCGGGTCTCGTTGCTCGTCGGCGTGGTGGCCGCGCTGGTCGCCACCGTCATCGGCGGCCTGGTCGGCGGCATCGTCGCCATGATGCGTGCCAGCCTCGGCGCGGTGATCGCCTCGGTCGGGCTCACCCACTGGCTCTCCACCGCCCGGATCGTCCGGTCGGAACTGTTGAGCCTGCGCACCCGGCCGTTTATCGACGCGGCGATCTCCGGCGGCGCCAGCCGGACCCGGGTGCTGACCCGGCACCTGCTGCCACACGTGCTACCCCGGCTGGCCCTGGCGACCACGCTGATGATCCCGCACGCCGTGTGGCACGAGACCGCCCTGTCGTTCCTCGGCCTCGGGCTGCCACCGCACCTCGTCTCCCTCGGCAACATGATCAACGACGGCCAGGGGTCGCTGCTCACCGGCGCGTGGTGGGCCAGCCTCGCCCCCGTCGCCGTCATCGTCGCCGTCACCCTTGCCATCGCGACGCTCGCCGTCCGCTGGCGGGACCGCCTCGATCCCCGCGTACGAGCGGAGCTGCACCTGTGA
- a CDS encoding superoxide dismutase has translation MAVYTLPDMPYDYGALEPAMSGEILELHHSKHHAAYVKGANDGLDRLAEAREKGDYATLVGLEKTYAFNLSGHVLHSIFWNNLSPDGGDRPGGELAAAIDEHFGSFDGFAGQLSAATKGVQGSGWGVLAWEPLSQRLIVEQVYDHHGNVGQGSIPVLVFDAWEHAYYLQYRNVRPDYVDRLWSLVNWTDVTGRFDAARATRPKI, from the coding sequence ATGGCCGTGTACACCCTGCCCGACATGCCCTACGACTACGGCGCGCTCGAACCGGCGATGTCCGGGGAGATCCTGGAGCTGCACCACAGCAAGCACCACGCCGCGTACGTCAAGGGCGCCAACGACGGACTCGACCGGCTCGCCGAGGCGCGCGAGAAGGGCGACTACGCGACCCTGGTCGGGCTGGAGAAGACGTACGCGTTCAACCTGTCCGGTCACGTCCTGCACTCGATCTTCTGGAACAACCTGTCCCCGGACGGTGGTGACCGCCCCGGCGGTGAGCTGGCGGCAGCGATCGACGAGCACTTCGGCTCGTTCGACGGCTTCGCCGGACAGCTCTCCGCCGCGACCAAGGGCGTGCAGGGTTCCGGCTGGGGTGTCCTCGCCTGGGAACCGCTGAGCCAGCGGTTGATCGTGGAGCAGGTCTACGACCACCACGGCAACGTCGGCCAGGGCTCGATCCCGGTGCTGGTCTTCGACGCCTGGGAGCACGCCTACTACCTTCAGTACCGCAATGTCCGCCCGGACTACGTCGACCGGCTGTGGAGCCTGGTCAACTGGACCGACGTGACCGGTCGGTTCGACGCCGCCCGCGCCACCCGGCCCAAGATCTGA
- a CDS encoding superoxide dismutase gives MEHPTPAASEAVQRAAGAIAARHRGDLDGAEALLAAFPSEQAKTLGFYLLAELALGLVRAQSGQSMDELIQELSLHLATSSGQPPPGD, from the coding sequence GTGGAACACCCCACGCCGGCCGCCTCCGAGGCGGTACAGCGGGCCGCCGGCGCCATCGCGGCCCGGCACCGCGGGGACCTCGACGGCGCCGAGGCGCTGCTCGCCGCGTTCCCGAGCGAGCAGGCCAAGACCCTCGGGTTCTACCTGCTCGCGGAACTGGCCCTCGGCCTGGTCCGAGCGCAGAGCGGGCAGAGCATGGACGAACTGATCCAGGAACTGTCCCTGCACCTGGCGACCTCGTCAGGCCAGCCACCACCGGGCGACTGA